One window of the Anaeromyxobacter dehalogenans 2CP-C genome contains the following:
- a CDS encoding DUF1015 domain-containing protein: MATLSPFRALRPPAALAAQVASPPYDVVSTKEARALAAGNADSFLRVSRPEIDLPEGVDEHSDPVYAKGRENLDELVRRGVLRADPEPRLYVYAQRMGEHRQTGLVACASVDEYDRDVIKKHEKTRADKEDDRVRHIDTLSAHDEPVFLTYRAVPDIDTAIEEVKRAAPEYDLVTPDGVAHQLWVVPPALGARIEQLFRGVPALYVADGHHRSAAASRVHAARRGQPGEHGAFLAVVFPHDQMQILAYNRLVRDPQRRSPDALLEALRQVLDLEPAKDARPDHPLAFGVYLGGRWWHAHVRKGSFDASDPVKALDCSIAQDQLLEPLFGIRDPRTSKDVDFVGGIRGHQELERRVNEEGWSLALHLFPTRIEQLIAVSDAGKLMPPKSTWFEPKLRSGLFVHGF; encoded by the coding sequence ATGGCCACGCTCAGCCCGTTCCGCGCCCTGCGCCCGCCCGCCGCCCTCGCCGCCCAGGTCGCCTCCCCGCCGTACGACGTCGTCTCCACGAAGGAGGCGCGCGCGCTCGCCGCCGGGAACGCCGACAGCTTCCTGCGCGTCTCGCGGCCGGAGATCGACCTGCCCGAGGGCGTGGACGAGCACTCCGACCCGGTCTACGCGAAGGGGCGCGAGAACCTGGACGAGCTGGTGCGCCGCGGCGTGCTGCGCGCCGACCCCGAGCCGCGCTTGTACGTGTACGCGCAGCGCATGGGCGAGCACCGGCAGACCGGCCTGGTGGCGTGCGCGTCGGTGGACGAGTACGACCGCGACGTCATCAAGAAGCACGAGAAGACGCGCGCGGACAAGGAGGACGACCGCGTCCGCCACATCGACACGCTCTCGGCGCACGACGAGCCGGTGTTCCTCACCTACCGCGCGGTGCCCGACATCGACACGGCGATCGAGGAGGTGAAGCGCGCCGCGCCCGAGTACGACCTCGTCACGCCCGACGGCGTCGCCCACCAGCTCTGGGTGGTCCCGCCCGCGCTCGGCGCGCGCATCGAGCAGCTGTTCCGCGGCGTCCCCGCGCTCTACGTGGCGGACGGCCACCACCGCTCCGCCGCCGCCTCCCGCGTCCACGCCGCGCGCCGCGGCCAGCCCGGCGAGCACGGCGCGTTCCTCGCGGTGGTGTTCCCGCACGACCAGATGCAGATCCTCGCCTACAACCGGCTGGTGCGCGATCCGCAGCGCCGCTCGCCCGACGCGCTGCTCGAGGCGCTGCGCCAGGTGCTCGACCTCGAGCCCGCGAAGGACGCGCGCCCCGATCACCCGCTCGCGTTCGGCGTGTACCTCGGCGGCCGCTGGTGGCACGCCCACGTCCGCAAGGGCAGCTTCGACGCGTCGGATCCGGTGAAGGCGCTCGACTGCTCCATCGCGCAGGACCAGCTCCTCGAGCCGCTGTTCGGCATCCGCGATCCCCGGACGTCGAAGGACGTGGACTTCGTGGGCGGCATCCGCGGCCACCAGGAGCTGGAGCGCCGGGTGAACGAGGAGGGCTGGTCGCTCGCGCTGCACCTGTTCCCCACGCGCATCGAGCAGCTCATCGCCGTCTCCGACGCCGGCAAGCTCATGCCGCCGAAGAGCACCTGGTTCGAGCCGAAGCTGCGCTCGGGGCTGTTCGTGCACGGGTTCTAG
- a CDS encoding CxxxxCH/CxxCH domain c-type cytochrome, giving the protein MASTHRAVLAALALLTSTAACDRARPTLGDAGADAGGGDCTTCHGDAARSEGNALLQAAPPLDAHGSASGPAVGAHQVHLHATAVSGPIACAECHAVPTQRLHSNGQVDLAFGALARASGASPAFAGGSCSGVYCHGATLSGGSLTAPAWGGAGPLGCGSCHGAPPPSHAAGATACASCHPGTVNTDGTLNLAGGLHLNGVVDVNRAHADGWSDPAQHGRAAKRDLASCTACHGADYAGGTSGVSCNGCHGGTAWQSNCTFCHGTKVAAYTAADLPSAAPPLGTQGETATTDRAVGAHRAHLDGGAIAGAVACAECHAVPADLGHLDGAAQVVFGAAAGRDGAAPAWSGTTCASTYCHGSIAGAAAPAPVWTSTAGTTCASCHLPQNGSGTSAYSGRHYLHVSSRGISCATCHGTGYTASAVAPATHVDGARQLQPIVGWNAASRSCAPGCHGGETW; this is encoded by the coding sequence ATGGCCTCGACCCATCGCGCGGTGCTCGCAGCGCTCGCCCTCCTCACCTCCACCGCCGCCTGCGACCGGGCTCGCCCGACGCTCGGGGACGCCGGCGCCGACGCGGGCGGCGGCGACTGCACCACCTGCCACGGCGACGCGGCCCGCTCCGAGGGGAACGCGCTGCTCCAGGCGGCCCCGCCGCTCGACGCGCACGGCAGCGCCAGCGGGCCGGCGGTCGGCGCCCACCAGGTCCACCTGCACGCGACCGCGGTGTCCGGGCCCATCGCCTGCGCCGAGTGCCACGCCGTGCCCACGCAGCGGCTCCACTCGAACGGCCAGGTGGACCTCGCGTTCGGCGCGCTCGCCCGCGCGAGCGGCGCGTCGCCGGCGTTCGCCGGCGGAAGCTGCTCCGGCGTGTACTGCCACGGCGCGACGCTCTCGGGCGGGAGCCTCACCGCGCCGGCCTGGGGCGGCGCCGGCCCGCTCGGCTGCGGGAGCTGCCACGGCGCACCCCCGCCGTCGCACGCCGCCGGCGCGACCGCCTGCGCCAGCTGCCACCCCGGCACGGTCAACACCGACGGCACGCTGAACCTCGCCGGCGGCCTGCACCTCAACGGCGTCGTGGACGTGAACCGCGCACACGCCGACGGCTGGTCGGACCCGGCGCAGCACGGGCGCGCCGCGAAGCGCGACCTCGCGAGCTGCACCGCGTGCCACGGCGCCGACTACGCCGGCGGGACCTCCGGCGTCTCCTGCAACGGCTGCCACGGCGGCACCGCCTGGCAGTCGAACTGCACCTTCTGCCACGGCACCAAGGTCGCCGCGTACACCGCCGCGGACCTGCCCAGCGCCGCGCCGCCGCTCGGCACGCAGGGCGAGACGGCCACCACCGATCGCGCCGTCGGCGCGCACCGGGCGCACCTCGACGGCGGGGCGATCGCCGGCGCGGTGGCGTGCGCCGAGTGCCACGCCGTGCCCGCCGACCTCGGCCACCTCGACGGCGCCGCGCAGGTGGTCTTCGGCGCCGCCGCCGGCCGCGACGGCGCCGCGCCGGCGTGGAGCGGGACGACCTGCGCGTCCACCTACTGCCACGGCTCCATCGCAGGTGCCGCCGCGCCGGCGCCGGTGTGGACCTCGACGGCCGGGACCACCTGCGCGTCCTGCCACCTGCCGCAGAACGGCTCCGGAACGTCCGCTTACTCCGGGCGTCACTACCTGCACGTCTCCAGCCGCGGGATCTCCTGCGCGACCTGCCACGGGACCGGGTACACTGCGAGCGCCGTCGCCCCGGCCACGCACGTGGACGGGGCGCGGCAGCTGCAGCCCATCGTCGGCTGGAACGCGGCCTCCCGGAGCTGTGCGCCGGGGTGCCACGGCGGCGAGACCTGGTAG
- a CDS encoding CxxxxCH/CxxCH domain c-type cytochrome — MRSARITPLVLTLALLAACSARKVEEAAEAGSTCTRCHGGVDNLTGAPPRDAHGSLTGPKVGAHTAHLGAGVACETCHKVPSSVDDPDHIGPDTIKVRFGQAAKLGGASPTYAAGTGTLGGTCSSTYCHGSTLFAGGTTPNPSWNQPKPSAAERCQACHGNPPPSHSALATNCFQCHSDSVDANQQVKPGGKHVDGHVDIVALTACAGCHGDPSRTQDSPLVRAAPPVDTQGNVTGARVGAHLAHLRDGPLAKAFACSQCHVVPTDSAHASNGAPVVTFGPLASLNATPSYANGTCSGVYCHGGGTTPIGGGGLNVAPTWTQGSAGATCGSCHALVPPSPHPSVDRNGAPLGSLPQCSQCHPGTVNPDGSMFVANGLHVNGVVDQNVHPAGWLAPAGAQQPHGLAANFHDAAYPRGLDDCRSCHGADLNGGPGAGVSCNACHAANGQEAWQTSCTFCHGEPNRAQFAAAPPVDTQGHVAPSERGVGAHQTHLFGKQPTGAISNGVACGACHDGQPYADLAHVNGTVAVALKTPGGAAAGTFDAGAGTCASTYCHGGFRGGKAATPAWIATSVDCGSCHASQTGTDFSDAHATHVGAFKLSCGVCHSAAYAPGATPPAADKALHVNGLVDVAAAVNYDRTTHGCAVACHGPDRAWY, encoded by the coding sequence ATGCGCTCCGCTCGAATCACCCCGCTCGTCCTTACCCTCGCCCTGCTCGCCGCCTGCTCGGCCCGCAAGGTGGAGGAGGCCGCCGAGGCGGGCTCCACCTGCACGCGCTGCCACGGCGGCGTGGACAACCTCACCGGCGCTCCCCCGCGCGACGCCCACGGCAGCCTGACCGGCCCGAAGGTCGGCGCGCACACCGCGCACCTCGGCGCCGGCGTCGCCTGCGAGACGTGCCACAAGGTGCCGTCCTCGGTGGACGATCCCGACCACATCGGCCCCGACACCATCAAGGTCCGGTTCGGCCAGGCCGCGAAGCTCGGCGGCGCGAGCCCGACGTACGCCGCCGGCACCGGCACGCTCGGCGGCACCTGCTCGAGCACGTACTGCCACGGCAGCACGCTGTTCGCGGGCGGCACCACCCCGAACCCGTCCTGGAACCAGCCGAAGCCCAGCGCGGCGGAGCGCTGCCAGGCCTGCCACGGCAACCCGCCGCCCAGCCACAGCGCGCTCGCGACGAACTGCTTCCAGTGCCACTCCGACTCGGTGGACGCGAACCAGCAGGTCAAGCCCGGCGGCAAGCACGTGGACGGCCACGTGGACATCGTGGCGCTGACCGCGTGCGCCGGCTGCCACGGCGACCCGAGCCGCACGCAGGACTCGCCGCTCGTCCGCGCCGCGCCGCCGGTGGACACGCAGGGCAACGTCACCGGCGCGCGCGTCGGCGCGCACCTCGCCCACCTGCGCGACGGCCCGCTCGCCAAGGCGTTCGCGTGCAGCCAGTGCCACGTCGTCCCGACCGACTCGGCGCACGCCTCGAACGGCGCGCCGGTGGTCACCTTCGGCCCGCTCGCGTCGCTGAACGCGACCCCGAGCTACGCGAACGGCACCTGCAGCGGCGTCTACTGCCACGGCGGCGGCACCACGCCCATCGGCGGCGGCGGCCTGAACGTCGCCCCGACCTGGACGCAGGGGAGCGCCGGCGCGACGTGCGGGAGCTGCCACGCGCTCGTCCCGCCCTCGCCGCACCCGTCGGTCGATCGGAACGGCGCGCCGCTCGGCTCGCTGCCGCAGTGCTCGCAGTGCCACCCCGGCACCGTGAACCCGGACGGCTCGATGTTCGTCGCGAACGGCCTGCACGTGAACGGCGTGGTGGACCAGAACGTCCACCCGGCCGGCTGGCTCGCCCCCGCGGGCGCGCAGCAGCCCCACGGGCTGGCGGCGAACTTCCACGACGCGGCGTACCCGCGCGGCCTCGACGACTGCCGGAGCTGCCACGGCGCCGACCTGAACGGCGGCCCCGGCGCCGGCGTGTCGTGCAACGCCTGCCACGCGGCGAACGGCCAGGAGGCCTGGCAGACGAGCTGCACGTTCTGCCACGGCGAGCCGAACCGCGCCCAGTTCGCGGCGGCGCCGCCGGTGGACACGCAGGGCCACGTGGCGCCGTCGGAGCGCGGCGTCGGCGCGCACCAGACGCACCTGTTCGGCAAGCAGCCCACCGGCGCCATCAGCAACGGCGTCGCCTGCGGCGCCTGCCACGACGGGCAGCCGTACGCCGACCTCGCGCACGTGAACGGCACCGTCGCGGTGGCGCTCAAGACCCCGGGCGGCGCGGCCGCCGGCACGTTCGACGCCGGCGCCGGCACCTGCGCGTCCACGTACTGCCACGGCGGGTTCCGCGGCGGGAAGGCGGCCACCCCGGCCTGGATCGCGACCTCGGTGGACTGCGGCAGCTGCCACGCGTCGCAGACCGGCACCGACTTCAGCGACGCGCACGCGACGCACGTCGGCGCGTTCAAGCTGTCCTGCGGCGTCTGCCACTCCGCCGCGTACGCGCCCGGCGCCACGCCGCCCGCCGCGGACAAGGCGCTGCACGTGAACGGGCTGGTGGACGTGGCGGCCGCGGTCAACTACGACCGGACCACGCACGGCTGCGCCGTCGCCTGCCACGGCCCGGACCGCGCCTGGTACTGA
- a CDS encoding NYN domain-containing protein: MRREHSDQRIALFIDFENLVTRTGLSAETFDLQPALDTLLEKGKVVFRRAYADWTRFSAATPRLHEKGVELVDVPPSTRAGKNGADMRLVIDALELAYLREHIDTFVIASGDSDFCPLAYKLRENDRTVIGMAVREATSPLFVKACDEFIYLRPGSRRRAEGGGKEKAERPKEKIAAVVPDVAREATAAILGRAAGPVNPSAIKAAIVRRQPDFDEREHGFSSFNRMLEAMETEGLLRREQGAKGQWYVVPAA; this comes from the coding sequence ATGCGCCGCGAGCACAGCGATCAGCGGATCGCGCTCTTCATCGACTTCGAGAACCTCGTCACCCGCACCGGCCTCTCGGCCGAGACGTTCGACCTCCAGCCAGCGCTCGACACGCTGCTCGAGAAGGGCAAGGTGGTCTTCCGCCGGGCCTACGCCGACTGGACGCGCTTCTCCGCCGCCACCCCGCGCCTGCACGAGAAGGGCGTCGAGCTGGTGGACGTGCCGCCCTCGACCCGCGCCGGGAAGAACGGCGCCGACATGCGCCTCGTCATCGACGCGCTCGAGCTCGCCTACCTGCGCGAGCACATCGACACGTTCGTGATCGCGTCGGGCGACTCCGACTTCTGCCCCCTCGCCTACAAGCTGCGCGAGAACGACCGGACCGTCATCGGCATGGCCGTGCGGGAGGCGACCAGCCCCCTGTTCGTGAAGGCCTGCGACGAGTTCATCTACCTGCGCCCCGGCAGCCGCCGCCGCGCCGAGGGCGGCGGCAAGGAGAAGGCCGAGCGGCCCAAGGAGAAGATCGCCGCCGTGGTCCCCGACGTCGCGCGCGAGGCCACCGCCGCCATCCTGGGGCGCGCCGCCGGCCCGGTGAACCCGTCCGCCATCAAGGCCGCGATCGTGCGCCGCCAGCCCGACTTCGACGAGCGCGAGCACGGGTTCTCGTCCTTCAACCGGATGCTGGAGGCCATGGAGACCGAGGGCCTGCTCCGCCGCGAGCAGGGCGCCAAGGGCCAGTGGTACGTGGTCCCCGCGGCCTAG
- a CDS encoding glucose 1-dehydrogenase: MAKDRNPDPRQGGAKPPYPKQQQETPGSEAGMRPRPDFGERTYRGHGRLQDRVAIVTGGDSGIGRAVALAFAREGAHVVISYLSEHEDAEETRRVVDASGRTAVLVAGDLSEDAQCARVVQAAIERFGRLDVLVNNAAFQGRAVERFEDLDAERVEWTFRTNVVAMFNLVRHALPHLKPGAAIVNTTSIQAYHPNPQILDYAATKGAIRTFTQGLSKELAARGIRVNGVAPGPIWTPLIPQSFPDEKVEKHGESAPMERAGQPAEVAPVFVFLASDDARYVSGEIVGVTGGSPLA; the protein is encoded by the coding sequence ATGGCGAAGGATCGGAACCCCGACCCGCGGCAGGGCGGCGCGAAGCCGCCCTACCCGAAGCAGCAGCAGGAGACGCCCGGCAGCGAGGCCGGCATGCGCCCGCGGCCGGACTTCGGCGAGCGGACCTATCGCGGGCACGGCCGCCTCCAGGACCGGGTCGCCATCGTCACCGGGGGTGACAGCGGCATCGGGCGCGCGGTGGCGCTCGCGTTCGCGCGCGAGGGCGCGCACGTCGTGATCTCGTACCTGTCCGAGCACGAGGACGCCGAGGAGACGCGGCGCGTGGTGGATGCGTCCGGGCGCACCGCCGTGCTGGTGGCCGGCGACCTCTCCGAGGACGCCCAGTGCGCGCGGGTGGTGCAGGCGGCCATCGAGCGCTTCGGCCGGCTGGACGTGCTCGTGAACAACGCCGCGTTCCAGGGGCGCGCGGTGGAGCGGTTCGAGGACCTCGACGCCGAGCGTGTCGAGTGGACGTTCCGGACGAACGTGGTGGCCATGTTCAACCTCGTCCGCCACGCCCTCCCCCACCTGAAGCCCGGCGCCGCGATCGTCAACACGACGTCGATCCAGGCGTACCACCCCAACCCGCAGATCCTGGACTACGCCGCCACCAAGGGCGCGATCCGGACGTTCACGCAGGGGCTCTCGAAGGAGCTGGCCGCGCGCGGCATCCGCGTGAACGGCGTCGCGCCCGGCCCGATCTGGACGCCGCTCATCCCGCAGTCCTTCCCGGACGAGAAGGTCGAGAAGCACGGCGAGAGCGCGCCCATGGAGCGCGCCGGCCAGCCGGCCGAGGTCGCGCCGGTGTTCGTGTTCCTCGCCTCCGACGACGCGCGCTACGTCAGCGGGGAGATCGTGGGCGTGACCGGGGGGTCGCCGCTGGCGTAG